Proteins from one Rhodoflexus caldus genomic window:
- a CDS encoding NYN domain-containing protein → MKFNTAIFYDIENLLKGYGFGQRIIQGLSLKEIFKQIQATEAIGKVAIQRAYANWSDVRLGFMKNELLELGIEPIQVFGFSYGGNKNVADIQLAVEVTDLVHTHPTLETFVIVSGDGGYASLAKKLHEYGKTVIGCAYEKATNKVFEAVCDNFVWIEDPEDSGDDASNIRITDSRALRLIDKIFKIDATYSETDIWAKIKEILVVFQSSSEYRQELEVGINPAALRELINGVIKGFDHTKLGFGKFVEFLNKAFEGTDLSVYTIPPSEVRVAYKNRKLTGYTLLNSANLKQIANYADVQASDPRVQRMQRKVQSIKASESQDVILKKVKEVISWIENDTEFSSDLRISGCSPSVLKDAINVSVIGFDPIKFGYAKFLEFLRFAFTGTSLGIWQSDKLSSDVKVGFRKNSIRNHTLDFLEVKILKIN, encoded by the coding sequence ATGAAATTTAACACAGCGATATTTTACGACATAGAAAACCTCTTAAAGGGCTATGGTTTTGGACAACGAATAATACAAGGTTTGTCCCTCAAAGAAATTTTTAAACAAATTCAGGCAACGGAAGCCATCGGAAAAGTTGCAATTCAGCGTGCATATGCAAATTGGAGTGATGTTAGGTTGGGTTTTATGAAGAACGAACTTTTGGAGTTAGGAATAGAACCTATACAGGTTTTTGGCTTTTCATATGGTGGCAATAAAAATGTAGCAGATATTCAATTGGCAGTAGAAGTAACAGACTTAGTGCATACACACCCAACACTTGAAACTTTTGTAATCGTGTCAGGAGATGGTGGTTATGCTTCACTTGCAAAGAAATTGCACGAATATGGTAAAACTGTAATAGGCTGTGCATACGAAAAAGCGACAAACAAAGTCTTTGAAGCCGTTTGCGACAATTTTGTATGGATTGAAGACCCAGAAGATAGTGGGGACGATGCCTCAAACATTAGGATTACAGACAGCCGTGCATTAAGATTGATTGATAAGATATTCAAAATAGATGCAACGTATTCTGAAACTGATATTTGGGCAAAGATTAAAGAGATATTAGTTGTATTTCAAAGTTCAAGTGAATATAGACAAGAGTTAGAAGTCGGTATAAATCCCGCAGCACTTAGAGAACTAATAAATGGTGTCATAAAGGGCTTTGACCATACAAAATTAGGATTCGGCAAATTTGTTGAATTTCTCAACAAGGCTTTTGAAGGGACAGACTTGTCTGTTTATACAATTCCACCATCAGAAGTAAGAGTAGCATATAAAAACCGTAAACTCACAGGTTATACCTTGCTAAACTCTGCAAATTTGAAGCAAATTGCTAACTATGCAGATGTGCAAGCGTCAGACCCAAGAGTACAAAGAATGCAAAGGAAAGTACAAAGCATAAAAGCATCAGAAAGCCAAGATGTCATTCTTAAAAAAGTTAAGGAAGTTATTAGTTGGATTGAAAACGATACAGAGTTTAGTTCTGATTTGAGAATATCGGGTTGCAGTCCTTCCGTTCTCAAAGATGCAATAAATGTTAGTGTTATTGGTTTTGACCCGATTAAGTTTGGATATGCGAAATTTTTAGAATTCTTACGATTTGCCTTTACAGGCACATCATTAGGAATTTGGCAGAGCGACAAACTAAGTTCTGATGTAAAAGTAGGTTTCAGAAAAAATAGCATAAGAAATCATACATTAGACTTTTTGGAAGTTAAAATACTGAAAATCAATTGA
- a CDS encoding site-specific integrase — protein MPDKNVHFYLVHPKKDKSAIYLRFYYHSRALTCSTGISIETHMWDFKKQAPKKSTAHYTTYKIYLERVEQIVIAYYKKALEQEKLPTPEEIRLHLRNTLKNNADSLYNFFDYLEAYYQWQQENKTPELTLKPTRTLINMLQEFETLTGYQLTFKRIDKTFEDKFRAYLLQRKTSRYKEKGVPEGLLNATIAKYFSKFKAFMKWALEKGYHDNEAFRNFNASRRNDKPRSGGKNDIVVLTEEEFEQLRDYDFSTRKQLEQVRDLFLFACYTAQRWSDVEAFRPEQIKGNYWEFTSYKTKDFIRVPLVGWCGGAWDILNKYNGNLPNHISQHRFNHLIKEVCQIAGITATARIQRYSGNQLVTIECSKYELVSSHCARRTAITILGTRGIPLNVLQRLTGHDDVETLMKYVNTPEDALERWLRQLDAAKKGGDS, from the coding sequence ATGCCCGATAAAAATGTCCATTTTTACTTGGTGCATCCCAAAAAAGATAAGTCCGCCATCTACCTGCGGTTCTATTACCACAGTCGGGCGCTGACCTGTTCAACAGGCATCAGCATTGAAACCCACATGTGGGATTTTAAAAAGCAAGCACCCAAAAAAAGCACCGCCCACTATACCACTTACAAAATCTATCTGGAACGGGTAGAACAGATTGTCATTGCCTATTACAAAAAAGCCCTTGAACAAGAAAAATTGCCTACGCCCGAAGAAATCCGCCTACACCTGCGCAACACCCTGAAAAACAATGCCGACAGCCTCTACAACTTCTTTGACTATCTGGAAGCCTACTACCAATGGCAGCAAGAAAACAAAACGCCTGAACTGACATTGAAACCCACCCGAACGCTGATTAACATGTTGCAAGAGTTTGAAACTCTTACAGGCTATCAGCTGACGTTCAAGCGCATCGACAAAACCTTTGAAGATAAATTCCGTGCCTATCTGCTGCAACGCAAAACTTCCCGCTACAAGGAAAAAGGCGTTCCCGAAGGGCTTTTGAATGCCACCATCGCCAAGTATTTCAGCAAGTTCAAGGCATTTATGAAATGGGCATTGGAAAAGGGCTACCACGACAATGAAGCCTTCCGCAACTTCAATGCAAGCCGACGGAACGATAAACCCCGCAGCGGGGGCAAAAATGATATTGTCGTACTGACCGAAGAGGAATTTGAACAACTGCGCGACTATGATTTCAGCACCCGCAAGCAACTGGAACAAGTGCGGGATTTGTTTCTCTTTGCCTGCTATACGGCACAACGCTGGAGCGATGTGGAAGCCTTCCGACCCGAACAGATAAAAGGCAATTACTGGGAATTTACCTCTTACAAAACCAAAGATTTTATCCGCGTGCCGTTGGTAGGCTGGTGCGGCGGTGCTTGGGACATCCTCAATAAATACAACGGCAACCTACCTAACCACATATCGCAGCATCGTTTTAATCACCTCATCAAAGAGGTGTGTCAGATAGCGGGTATTACGGCAACCGCACGCATCCAACGATACAGCGGCAATCAGTTGGTAACAATTGAATGCTCCAAGTACGAATTGGTGAGCAGCCATTGCGCACGAAGGACGGCAATTACGATATTGGGCACGCGGGGCATTCCGCTCAATGTATTGCAGCGCCTCACGGGGCATGACGATGTAGAAACGCTCATGAAGTACGTCAATACACCCGAAGATGCCTTAGAGCGCTGGCTGAGGCAGTTGGATGCGGCAAAAAAAGGCGGGGATTCATGA
- the cas2 gene encoding CRISPR-associated endonuclease Cas2 codes for MKDPVELMRQLNKSLQRRNQAIHNRLMGTNVPQKTAEEPPLPDDVPQSPPEDTAEDTATPTDVFGISFFLIDDAPPQPDEAWVEQTAAIAEKTIQKRAPRRPQGMPKPDSDQLAAATERVEALKSYFAQLKPKPVGYMLCFVMYDIEDNRIRKKIADYLIEKGLQRVQKSVFLGQLHQKAYQEIYQTMHALQAAYENEDTIMIVPVAEQDLRSMRLIGREVDMEITLGRANTLFF; via the coding sequence ATGAAAGACCCCGTTGAACTGATGCGGCAGCTCAATAAATCGCTGCAAAGGCGCAACCAAGCGATTCACAATCGCCTGATGGGAACAAATGTGCCCCAAAAAACAGCAGAGGAGCCACCCCTGCCCGACGATGTGCCTCAGTCCCCCCCCGAAGATACTGCCGAAGATACCGCCACACCTACGGATGTGTTCGGCATATCGTTTTTCCTGATAGACGATGCTCCCCCTCAACCCGATGAAGCATGGGTAGAACAAACTGCGGCCATTGCCGAAAAGACCATACAAAAACGTGCACCGCGTCGCCCGCAAGGAATGCCCAAACCCGACAGCGACCAGTTGGCGGCTGCTACCGAGCGCGTGGAAGCCTTAAAAAGTTACTTTGCGCAACTCAAACCCAAACCCGTTGGCTATATGCTTTGCTTTGTTATGTACGACATTGAAGACAACCGCATCCGCAAAAAAATAGCGGACTATCTGATTGAGAAAGGTTTGCAGCGCGTGCAAAAGTCAGTATTTCTGGGACAATTGCACCAAAAAGCCTATCAGGAAATCTACCAAACCATGCACGCCCTGCAAGCCGCCTATGAAAATGAGGATACGATTATGATTGTGCCCGTTGCCGAACAAGACCTCCGCTCCATGCGCCTGATTGGGCGCGAAGTGGACATGGAAATTACACTGGGGCGGGCTAATACTTTGTTTTTTTAG